Proteins encoded within one genomic window of Conchiformibius steedae:
- a CDS encoding SMI1/KNR4 family protein, producing MTTLLETLLAIRPKHHDFTRPELIQGYNKEEIQEIEQRYNLSVQGQFREFLMTMGKCSGGLLLGEYISIFDSIYNPDSRYFGIQHQLDTQNDERLSDFLRENQINLVQEQYFHFSYENEGIISYFLLTNRNNDIIYKYDENMEEVQFKEWGTLFDLLIAYRKNIVRYSKRWTQIFNGNPNRFKELTMGYLL from the coding sequence ATGACCACTTTACTAGAAACCTTATTGGCTATCCGTCCCAAGCACCATGATTTTACCCGTCCTGAATTAATTCAAGGGTATAACAAAGAAGAAATTCAAGAAATTGAACAACGCTACAATTTATCTGTACAAGGACAATTTAGGGAATTTTTAATGACAATGGGTAAATGTTCTGGAGGGCTACTTCTAGGGGAATATATCTCAATCTTTGATAGTATTTACAATCCTGATAGTAGATATTTTGGCATACAACATCAATTAGATACGCAGAATGATGAACGTTTATCAGACTTTTTAAGGGAAAACCAAATTAATTTGGTACAAGAACAATATTTTCATTTTTCATATGAGAATGAAGGCATTATTTCCTATTTTCTACTGACTAATAGAAATAATGATATTATTTATAAATATGATGAAAATATGGAAGAAGTTCAATTTAAGGAATGGGGAACACTATTTGATTTATTAATTGCTTATCGGAAAAATATTGTTCGCTACTCAAAAAGATGGACACAAATATTTAATGGCAATCCTAATCGTTTTAAGGAATTGACAATGGGTTACTTACTGTAA